The nucleotide window GATTTAGTAACAAATAGCTTTATGAAAagtattattaatttttgtaaaatctcTATAGAAATTTTTTACATAGGGCATAGTTTAATTTCACATTCTTCTAACTGGAGTCTGATATCCTATATTTGAAACTAAGTGGGAAAAAATTATAGGATAGATTTCTTTTATACCATGCACAACAAGAGGtctttataataaaaaaaaaaattgaacctAGGAAAATTTGTACGTATCTGTTTGGTACTACATACAAGTTAGGGTAGCTAACGGAATAAGAAATACATTGAATTTCCAGGCCCATTAAACGCAGAcattatacattgtacatgtagatcaaaATCAATCGCAATCCAGTAGAATTTTAAACATCCATATGACGTAttttttacaaattattttaaaacagtTTCCAAACAAggaagtttaattttttttggaattgTGCCATTCTCTTTAAATCTGTAAATCAATGGTTAATACCCGGAGACACATGCGCAGTTTATAAAGATTCCCGAGAGGTGGTTTCTTTGTTAACTATATTCAAAATTGCACACAGTTCTAAAGCATAGCAGTGACATTTACAGTTTTATTGAAGAAATAGCAGCCAATGTTTAGTATATTATGGATAAGGAGGAGGGTAAAGTTTACGGGGATTACAGATTGGAGAAGCTGATAGGACATGGTACTTATGGCTACGTGTACAAAGCTAGGAGGAACGGAAAGTCGACCACTACAATAACTTCGGTACGTGTACAGACCTACATAGACaattatataaaacaatttcattgaGAGCTTTAAATCATAGGCCTATACTTGTGCTGTGCTAAAAATAGCGTCTCGGTTTGTAAATCTTTCATTTAAATCTTCTGACATACGTTCAACCATTTTCTTGTTTCCGATAGGATAGAGCACTTCAATATTTACTCTAAATATCAATACACGTGATTTAAAAGATACTCCAGAAGTGAGGGCATACTTTAGAATCTGTTTGATGAAgattttaattgaataaaaatgaaaagtgatattgttaaaatcatcagcatcatattttaagtttgaacaaaacaaaaaaaaaaaacaaaaaaaaaaaacttcggGCTTCGAGGGTATATTACCAGGTTTGTTTTTGGgtagttcctggttgtggctGGAAGGGGAGAGAAATCTTTGGATCAATCGGGGATCAAATCCAGGCCCTTGCATTATTAATATTAGGTGATCTCACCACTGAGCTGTTACCAAGCCGATATACGAAGAAAAAGTACTATTACTACCATATCATACGAAATGAAAATCGATATACAGGGTGAAGGCGATTAAGTTAGAATGTAAACAGTTATTAAAGAGACTAGTTCACGATTAAGTTAGAATGTAAACAGTTATTACAGAGACTGGTTCACGATTAAGTTAGAATGTAAACAGTTATTAAAGAGACTGGTTCACGattgtttattaaaatatttttcatttttgatggtaaacattataaatataactcatttaatattgacagccaaaattttgaccttctgaatgcaagaattaaagcaacattttagccttaaatttgtgttatgtaaacaaagactcgagtctttttatgtatatacaaacaaaccagtgaaatatcaattttgttatataaagcaccttaattttgcatagtcacaaattttaacttctagatgacacatttacccccaaaatgctcgaaatgtaaaagatataataaacttagatcaatatccatttcttttgaaaatttcaaaaacaataacacaccgcaatctttaattacaaaacaaataataaactctctaaaataagcttctttgataatgtataaccttaatttttatgtgaacccttttaaacacattagacagtagattttgatcattaaaagtgaaaaaaaaaaattgggggaaaatcgtgaatcagtccctttaaatgaaACTGAAGCTCAGCAGGGGCGTAACTAGGACCATTTCAATGACAGAGGCGAAGCGCCGAGGGGTGGGGGTAGGTGCGGGAGGGGATCgccctgaatttttttttaaataataggACTCTTTTGCACTAGTCTGAGCATCAAAATAATTGCAATTTAGACAttttttattgcaaatttttCAAAGCTTTTTAAACCGAGTCGAGAGAGTCATTGTGATCACcatgattttataaaaaaaaaaatatataaccatTATTTACACCATGTAGaatacattataaaaagaaaaggcCTGAcggaataataattttaaaaactataaatatatatgaacatattattttttgtaaacatCTATGGGGGAAAAGATGTTttggaattgaaaaaaaaaatgtgtaggcACGTTGCCTACTCGAGCCTGACGAAGCTACGCTCCTGCCAAGGAAACTTTCTGGAAAATCTCGATAATATGTAAAGATGTGTAAAATTTTCGTATACGTATGGCAGAATCTACGCCAAATCATAACAAAATCTTGTGTACCGATTCTACATGCAGTATCAACGTTTCTAACGGATATTAGAAGTtagttttttaatgaaaaattcaataaattggTGTAATTGAGTAGATTTGACTTAGAAATCCTTCCGACCAAAATTCTGTCGGAACCATATAAGCTCGTTGTAAAATGGTGTTCGGATGTAGGGACGTcaaccaggggcggatccaggaattgcgttTACGGGGGatgccactttatgaggcagggggtctgggggccgccttgaggtgggggcccaggggtctcctgattttacagattttagaGGGCTTGaaatgtctcctatttagtcatttgtactattttctatcatttctaataaggtgaaattgataatatgacgcaaattttaagggtttttgggaaaaaattaagttctcccaatgaagctattcaagaaatcaaaagattttgtcatttatttctccgggagtagaagaaatcattgcttcttttatcgtttagtttATTTTTCTAatcaagataccacgatttacattaaatttgaaaattttggggggggggggggggcgccggctgcacCCCacccctaaatccgccactgttaaCCTAGGCTTGTCACAAGGttcttgtggacaggacttccggtaccccccttcttgtatttctaaatgttcaattccttgggaaTTTCGGACgtattattgataaaatatgcAACTTCAGATTTAACCATTCTAATGGAATACACAATTGCAAATCTCGGATAGaaaaaatcagtgtgacaaaaacggcctaacaatcggtatgaaatacgttagacagcatttgacccgatgataggttgtattgacaaactacaaatgtagatcattataacgaccacagaaatttaaacgagactgttgaaacccctatatcatctacttgtttgtcagtagcctgcctcgatttaaaaactgatcatacgaagaataagttcttgcgtatcgaatcaattgttagatataaacaccatatgcaggtgataatggaatattgctacataaatatgggaagttgacgatggagaagctaaaatcatcccgttgagttattagtttgtcgttaatattcatttttaataaaataccgttccgtagggatccgggttagaataggtcctcagtactccttgcttgtcgtaagaggcgactaaatggggcggtccttcggatgagaccacaaaaaccgaggtcccgtgccacagcaggtgtggcacgataaagatccctccctgctccatggccctaagcaccgagcataggcctaaattttgcagcccttcaccggcagaggtgacgtctccatatgagtgaaatattctcaagagggacgttaaacaatatacaatcaatcaatcaataaaatatctaagtacgaagcagatgtggagactctgtagtgtcttttatctcgagttcacagggatatatcgataTACCTGAATgccgagttgaaggccacagcaagatattttttactTCGCATGTGAAGAGAAGTGCGGGGAGGGGGAATCCCGTCTGGAGATTGATGCACAAAATATAATCATTTACGATATCATTGCATAGCGGTCTGTTGTTATCCGCAATGACTAAAAAACCTAACAAACTGAGTAAATGCTCGCATACAGTAGAGGAAATGCACGGTGCTGTGAACTATTTTTTGAGTCACCTTCCACcaccaaacatcagaaattgAATATAATAACTCAGAATTTTGGTACTAAGATATTCGCTTGCCACATTCTGAAAATCAGGCAGACAttttttgtatcagaaatgaatCATCTTTAGCAGTCTCTAATTTGTATATATGAATTGCCCAAATGAAGCATActtttcgtaacttctttttccaaagagttccaaaattatttagttccgatatcccgtaGTTCTTTCCCTTCATCTGTGCAGTTGCTTTGCTAATGAGGTGGACTATAATTTACATCTGTACTGTGATACTATTTTCTAACTACCATATGTTGTGTTTCCCTATAGCTCatttgtatggagcgccaaattaacataaactcaaataattgaagatatcttcaattattttaagatatcatcaattgaattattgctctctttaattgaattaatgcgcgcattaaatcaattattgctctcatcaaatgaattgatgcgcgcttcaattcaactattgctctcatcaattgaattaatgcacgcatcaattgaattaatgatagcaataattgatttaatgcgcgcattaattcaattattgctctcttcaattcagttgatgagagcatcaattgaattaatgagagcaataatagatttgatgcgcgcattaattcaattattgctctcttcaattcagttgatgagagcatcaatttcgtagaaatattgctcgcaataattaatttagaactcggtataaataatttgatgatctctttaatacaattgaagatatttttaattatttacaatgcttttgtataaggaattaatgcgcgcatcaattcttttaaagagagcaacaattcaattaaagagatcattaattcaattgttgatatgttgaattgaagatatctttaattatatagttgctctttctaaaagaattattgctctcttcaaatgaattaaagatatcattaattcaattgaagagagcaataattaaattaatgcgcgcattaaatcaattattgccatcattaattcaattgatgcgcgcattaattcaattgatgagagcaatggttgaattgaagcgcgcatcaattcaattgctctcatcaaatgaattaatgcgcgcatcaattcaattattgctctcatcaattgatttaatgcgcgcattatatcaattattgctctcttcaattgaattgtagcacgcatcaattcaattgttgatatcattaattcatttgaagagatcattaattcaattaaagcgcgcatcaattcagctgaagaattaatgctatcatcgcaataattcagaattgaagatatcattaattatttgaagatatctttaattaaattgttgcgcgcatcaaatgaattgatgatatcttccaataattgaagacatcttcaattatttgagtttatgttaatttggcgctccatacatctGGGCTGAAAGCTAAGgtgagatattttttttttttgaaattactTTTTTGTCTGTGTTAAACTTCAAATTTTGATCTTCTTGTCCAGAGATTGCCAATGTGatccaaagttggcacaaaacatccttgggtaaagggcttccAAGCGTGTTCATTTCAAGATTCAAGCACTCTTGCAAGGGGATTGACAATTCGTGAAAATGGGGTggggtattttaaaaaatctgaagaaTCACATTGCCTTAGGGGGTAAAGTGGGGTCATAATAGGGGTTTATTTTTACCCTTTGTATCTCCATGTATTGAAAACTTCCAAAGTAATTCCCACTTAAGCCCCATTTAGGCTACCTCTGAAGgcactttttaaatcgtttctaccatttaataaatcgtagacacgattttctaaatcgttgaaacgactttctaaatcgtagacacgattttctaaatcgtaggaacgactttctaaatcgtagaaacgactataattttaataattttcccaaacatgtataacaaaacTATGCACACATTTTGAATGAAAGATATTTTGAGCATATAatttggttttattttaaagaGTGAAGCGTTTGCAGTGAAGCTTATTCACGTTAAAGGCGCCAACGACAGACATTGGGAGTTAGTGGAGAGAGAAGTGGAAGTGTCGCGGAAAGCCGAGGAAAGGAAGCACCCAAACATTGTGTCGTTCAAGGAGCATTTCAAGCAAGATGGAGTGCCGTGTGTGGTAATGGAGTATTGTGGTGGGGGAACTCTGTATCAGAAAATCAGGAATCTGAAGCGAGAAGACAAAACCATCCATGAAGACGAGTTTATATCGATATTACAGCAAATAGCGTCGGGAGTGGAGGTAAAATATGTGGGTGGTGTGTTAGGTAGTGTTCTCCGTCACTGTCTATCTTAATTGCGACACGGATGCTTGCTCATTTAAGATTAAGACTTTTTCTATGTCACATTTCAGGTTTTACATGATATGAACATTATACATAGAGATTTGAAAACTAAAAATATTATGCTGACAGAAGACGGAACTTATAAAATAGCCGATTTCGGAGTTGCCAAGTAAGATATGATTAATCAGTATTACTTCAGTCTTATCTCTAAACGTTGATTTAGAACTCTACTAAACTGAAAATtcaatctttatcaaattatatCTTTGCTGCCAATGAATTCTAAGCAGTTGTTTACCATAGTAGTTGTTCAATTTCATCTTTCTCGAATATGAAATTCAATAATGATTCGATTTTGCAATATTTAGGATAATTGAAATCGCCGGAATGAACACTAAAGGGATCGGTACCCCGTTCTATATGTGTCCAGAAATAATACAAGGGAAGCCCTACGACCAGAAGGTGACATTTAGATTAATATTATTAAGGATGAACAAtgcatcgtcataatgactgacttccaTTTGAAACCTGAATGAAAATACGAATTGTATACCAGGATTCCCTTTAAATCTGATTGCCTATCTAGGTAACTCAGTAGATTAACGTGTCGAATGCTGATCTGTTAAAAGTGGATATGAATCAAGCAgtggtttaattttttcagattattttcttctaaaactgcattttaaaaaaacccaactagaTAAGGTGATTTGTAAGTTTGTACATTTATCGAATACAACCACGAAAATACTGCATTACACTATGATTTAAGGATTTTTCTCATAATATTAAAGTGCAAATCGTAACAATTGATAATTCTTTGATTATTAGGCAGATATATGGAGTCTTGGGTGTACATGCTTTGAGATTGCCACAGGTTCTTATGCATTTGAAGGAAAATCTGTCCAGGAGATCAACACAGTTGTGAAGTCTGGCAAGGTAAAGCGAGTGTGTTGCATTTCTATAAGctaaaatcaatatttctctTAACTATTTGGTCTTAATTCACGCTTTCTATCATTCAAACTAGATACCTGAAACAACCAAAATTCAGTACAGTGACGAAATTAAGAATCTTATCGTGGAAATGCTGAGTCATGACGGAGCATCTCGCCCAACCATTAAGGGTATACTCCACTTCATTAAAGACTACAAAGAGAAGGGAGCCAGGCctaagaaaaagaaaagcaagAAATCTAGACGACAAAATGGTGAGTGTGGACACAAGCAAAACTACATCAGGAAAAATTCATTCAGTTTCTAAAGTATTATTGCTATTTCATATGTCTGTCTCTAGAAAATGTGTAGAACTCACTCGCGATATATGTAGGGtactacggaagccgataggtgctaGGGTATATAATTGATATTCATTTATCTCAGAAAAGTGTAACTCAAACAAATTGTAACTTTAGAATTTATTAGCATAAGTGTGGCGATATTATGACACGGCTGTTATGATTAAATTGCCAATCAAATACAACATTGACAATGGGACGCCAACAACGAGCATGCCCCAAAACagatgcatatatatatatatatatatatatatatatataaacaacattCAACATTAAAGCTACACATACAACTATGTAGCTAGGTCATGATCAAAGTTCATGATcataggtcaaagttcaaacaACATCAAAGTTCAAATATAGCACAACCAAACAAGTTCAAAGTTCACAACACCAAAGGTCAAAAGTTTATTATATAGAAAGCATTGATCCTGGGAGGTGCAGATGTCAAAGTATGCTGTATAACATTTACATCCAAATTGCCGCTTTTACGCCACAGATTCACTGGGACGAGGTTCATTCACATCACGGTTTAGGTCAAGTATTTCAACTCAAGCGGGATGCCACAACCCTACCATTTCCCAAAATGCTGATACTTGCAACAGAAAAAAAAGCAAAGCGAATATATCCATTCAAATGTGGGTTGGGTTGGGTGGGTAATTTTCAAATTGTCTTATTTGCAAAGAAAATGTACTTTAAATTTACACCAACCTCATTCAACGAGTCTTTAATTGAAAAGGAGGCAGCGGAGGCTGACTCAGGGGGAATAACTCTATTTGTTACTTAGTTTATAGGCGGATCTACAAATACTGTTACACGGGAAATGAACACTTTCTTCGATCAACACAACACAATACAATTCGTATTTTCATTCAGGTTTCAAAtggaagtcagtcattatgacgatgcgatattaactggcggtcgccacttaatttagctggcggccgccagttattcaatcccccctctctcttccaaaatgaaaggggtgaaATCCCTGTACTGATCTCCCTCTTCAATACTTAGTAATATGCATGTGGTAtacaattaaaagcattaaaGTTTTTTGATTGTGCTGTTaattaacaaagttttataAATGTTCAAGGTATCAAATGTCGACAGATTCGCACACGAGAAAATCTTAATGTGTACTAACGTATCAGGCTTGTagaacagggggggggggggggggggggctttgatGTTGTTGACTCTCCACTATTTTGACAACGTTCATTACCCGTTATTATCACACGCATGCTAAGTtatttttacttgtaaaataagattgATTTGCGGATTGGCCCCCCATCGAACTCTTTTGGttgtagtaatgaatggtaaaaatgtaacaatgaatgaactgatcaattgatcaattgaaggatgaaTAGAGCCCTCCTTTCTCCAATtcaggagtacgaagtttgggcaaaagatAAATTTTTAGGTTCTTTTTCTAATTGTCAACAATtttagaagacaatttctcctccgactgttcCTACACTATGAAAAACGAAGCTACGTGTCTGCGTACTATTgtaaatctttcaaaaataatcactcagcagTATGAagtaaattgtttttgaaattggcagccgccatttaaaaagtggcggccgccaggtAAATTCAAATggtggccgccagataataagtggcggtcgccagttaaatgaatatcaattcTATACCCTGCCACTTATCGGCTTCCGTAATAGCCTATATCTTGTTCGAACTTGTTTGTTTTGAGTAAATGGACCACCGTCATGTTTACATTGTTTGTAATATTGTACTGATAAGCTGTAAAGCTTAATGTAATAAAGAACTTGAACTTTTAAAAGTAGATAAAGGCCAGTATACCTATATCTTTCCAGCTTCAGAAGATGCTATATCGTTGCCAGACTCAGGAGTGGAAGATGCCAATTCTATACCACAACGTCTCGGTATATACTGTgaaatcatcattgttcgtggaGGATCAATGTTCGCGAATCTCGTTGATCAACCTTACCCATGAATTTACACACCCCTGAACATAGATACACAATTTtaagtttcttttttaaatctagAATTTTTATCTCGATCGCATTAGGTATATTTATTTCTCACACTAGTGATTTTATAAGGACAATTATTAAGTTACAAAACAATTACTTTAATTATTATCATAACGCATAATTATGCAATGTCAATATGAGCCGCCTCACATTATAATTGCTCGATATATTGTATAGTGGTAAGCATCTATAAATCATTCCGTCCTTTGCTTAACAGAGATACCAtgctttacatacaaatgtctcCATGTTCTACAGATCCAAGAAAagcgtctgaatgcaaggagtTCCTAGAAAGGGAATCGGCAAAGTTACAGGCGTATGTTGATAAAAATTTTAACAAAGTTACAGGCGTATGTTGATGAGAATTTTAACAAAGTTACAGGCGTATGTTGATGACAATTTTAACAA belongs to Ostrea edulis chromosome 7, xbOstEdul1.1, whole genome shotgun sequence and includes:
- the LOC125653330 gene encoding serine/threonine-protein kinase Nek4-like isoform X2, encoding MDKEEGKVYGDYRLEKLIGHGTYGYVYKARRNGKSTTTITSSEAFAVKLIHVKGANDRHWELVEREVEVSRKAEERKHPNIVSFKEHFKQDGVPCVVMEYCGGGTLYQKIRNLKREDKTIHEDEFISILQQIASGVEVLHDMNIIHRDLKTKNIMLTEDGTYKIADFGVAKIIEIAGMNTKGIGTPFYMCPEIIQGKPYDQKADIWSLGCTCFEIATGSYAFEGKSVQEINTVVKSGKIPETTKIQYSDEIKNLIVEMLSHDGASRPTIKGILHFIKDYKEKGARPKKKKSKKSRRQNASEDAISLPDSGVEDANSIPQRLDPRKASECKEFLERESAKLQATLVMEIRSHKAADIVSYIKSLQKKETPEREFKAPSRIIHFTLRRHQLKHSPPRVPCAPRTTPLSTAFYRNLVKVSLIQHLCFGLNI
- the LOC125653330 gene encoding serine/threonine-protein kinase Nek4-like isoform X3, producing the protein MDKEEGKVYGDYRLEKLIGHGTYGYVYKARRNGKSTTTITSSEAFAVKLIHVKGANDRHWELVEREVEVSRKAEERKHPNIVSFKEHFKQDGVPCVVMEYCGGGTLYQKIRNLKREDKTIHEDEFISILQQIASGVEVLHDMNIIHRDLKTKNIMLTEDGTYKIADFGVAKIIEIAGMNTKGIGTPFYMCPEIIQGKPYDQKADIWSLGCTCFEIATGSYAFEGKSVQEINTVVKSGKIPETTKIQYSDEIKNLIVEMLSHDGASRPTIKGILHFIKDYKEKGARPKKKKSKKSRRQNASEDAISLPDSGVEDANSIPQRLDPRKASECKEFLERESAKLQATLVMEIRSHKAADIVSYIKSLQKKETPEREFKSVKCEWKKHILQLVNQDRARSDIIEGLSFVVTH
- the LOC125653330 gene encoding serine/threonine-protein kinase Nek4-like isoform X4; translated protein: MDKEEGKVYGDYRLEKLIGHGTYGYVYKARRNGKSTTTITSSEAFAVKLIHVKGANDRHWELVEREVEVSRKAEERKHPNIVSFKEHFKQDGVPCVVMEYCGGGTLYQKIRNLKREDKTIHEDEFISILQQIASGVEVLHDMNIIHRDLKTKNIMLTEDGTYKIADFGVAKIIEIAGMNTKGIGTPFYMCPEIIQGKPYDQKADIWSLGCTCFEIATGSYAFEGKSVQEINTVVKSGKIPETTKIQYSDEIKNLIVEMLSHDGASRPTIKGILHFIKDYKEKGARPKKKKSKKSRRQNASEDAISLPDSGVEDANSIPQRLDPRKASECKEFLERESAKLQATLVMEIRSHKAADIVSYIKSLQKKETPEREFKPIDWYNLRQNS
- the LOC125653330 gene encoding serine/threonine-protein kinase Nek4-like isoform X1; the encoded protein is MDKEEGKVYGDYRLEKLIGHGTYGYVYKARRNGKSTTTITSSEAFAVKLIHVKGANDRHWELVEREVEVSRKAEERKHPNIVSFKEHFKQDGVPCVVMEYCGGGTLYQKIRNLKREDKTIHEDEFISILQQIASGVEVLHDMNIIHRDLKTKNIMLTEDGTYKIADFGVAKIIEIAGMNTKGIGTPFYMCPEIIQGKPYDQKADIWSLGCTCFEIATGSYAFEGKSVQEINTVVKSGKIPETTKIQYSDEIKNLIVEMLSHDGASRPTIKGILHFIKDYKEKGARPKKKKSKKSRRQNASEDAISLPDSGVEDANSIPQRLDPRKASECKEFLERESAKLQATLVMEIRSHKAADIVSYIKSLQKKETPEREFKEKVMKHMNKDVFYKLYPLMQAMKCIEDGRRVLQDSRPSGGFSMSTTIPISSNDLTDN